One genomic region from Actinocatenispora thailandica encodes:
- a CDS encoding quaternary amine ABC transporter ATP-binding protein, giving the protein MPAVRADSVYKVFGRRPEQAAKALSSGASREEVRAQGATAAVIDASFEVAPGEIFVVMGLSGSGKSTLIRMLNGLWRPTAGTVEIDGIDISKMRPKQLRELRQRKVSMVFQHFALLPHRTVLDNAAYPLEVKGEATAVRRQKARESLAMVGLEGWEESLPSQLSGGMQQRVGLARAFAAGTDVLLMDEAFSALDPLIRRDMQTQLLELQSRLGKTIVFITHDLNEAMRVGDHIAVMRDGRIVQIGTAEEILTDPANDYVAQFVADVDRTRVLTASSIMEQPAATIGVGGGPRAAVKTMRENQLAALFVLSRDRKLAGVVREGPTSEAVRQGESSLSSLLDDEIVKVGPDTPVAELFTPAAETPVPLAVVDDDGKLLGVIPRVTLLAALGTGTEEPEPVDNPPPGYGPTGTLPGDREGNADVSA; this is encoded by the coding sequence GTGCCAGCAGTACGCGCAGACTCGGTGTACAAGGTGTTCGGTCGCCGACCGGAGCAGGCCGCGAAGGCGCTGTCCTCCGGGGCGAGCCGCGAGGAAGTGCGCGCCCAGGGCGCCACCGCCGCGGTCATCGATGCGTCGTTCGAGGTGGCGCCGGGTGAGATCTTTGTCGTGATGGGGCTGTCCGGCTCGGGGAAGTCGACCCTGATCCGGATGCTCAACGGGCTGTGGCGGCCGACCGCCGGCACCGTCGAGATCGACGGCATCGACATCAGCAAGATGCGGCCCAAGCAGCTCCGCGAGCTGCGCCAGCGCAAGGTCAGCATGGTCTTCCAGCACTTCGCGCTGCTGCCGCACCGCACGGTGCTGGACAACGCGGCCTACCCGCTGGAGGTCAAGGGCGAGGCCACCGCGGTGCGCCGGCAGAAGGCGCGCGAGTCGCTCGCGATGGTCGGGCTGGAGGGCTGGGAGGAGAGCCTGCCCTCGCAGCTGTCCGGCGGCATGCAGCAGCGGGTCGGGTTGGCCCGCGCGTTCGCGGCCGGTACCGACGTGCTGCTGATGGACGAGGCGTTCAGCGCGCTGGACCCGCTGATCCGGCGGGACATGCAGACCCAGCTGCTGGAGCTGCAGAGCCGGCTCGGCAAGACGATCGTGTTCATCACCCACGACCTGAACGAGGCGATGCGGGTCGGTGACCACATCGCGGTGATGCGGGACGGGCGGATCGTGCAGATCGGTACCGCCGAGGAGATCCTCACCGACCCGGCGAACGACTACGTGGCGCAGTTCGTCGCCGACGTGGACCGCACCCGGGTGCTGACCGCCAGCTCGATCATGGAGCAGCCGGCCGCCACCATCGGCGTCGGCGGCGGCCCCCGCGCCGCGGTCAAGACGATGCGGGAGAACCAGCTCGCCGCGCTGTTCGTGCTCAGCCGGGACCGCAAGCTCGCCGGCGTGGTCCGCGAGGGACCCACCTCCGAGGCGGTGCGGCAGGGCGAGTCGAGCCTGAGTTCGCTGCTCGACGACGAGATCGTGAAGGTAGGCCCGGACACGCCGGTCGCCGAACTGTTCACGCCCGCCGCGGAGACTCCGGTCCCGCTGGCGGTGGTGGACGACGACGGCAAGCTGCTCGGCGTGATCCCCCGGGTGACGTTGCTCGCGGCGCTGGGCACGGGCACCGAGGAGCCCGAACCGGTGGACAACCCACCACCCGGGTACGGACCGACCGGCACCCTGCCCGGCGATCGGGAAGGGAACGCCGATGTCTCTGCATGA
- the proC gene encoding pyrroline-5-carboxylate reductase has protein sequence MGGEHTVAVVGAGKMGETLLSGLLRAGWPASRLLATARRPERAEELTVRYGVRVVDNDEAAASADVLTIAVKPQDAPALLATLGPKVAPDVVVVSICAGLPTSFFEKHLPAGTPVIRVMSNTPAMVDQAMTAISGGTHATAEQLALAEEMFRPLGRTIRLPESQQDAVTALSGSGPAYIYYLVEAMTDAGILLGLPRQVAYELILQTVIGSAAMLRDSGEHPVKLREAVTSPAGTTINAIRELEDHKVRAALIAALEAARDRAREIAADYT, from the coding sequence ATGGGTGGGGAGCACACGGTCGCCGTGGTCGGCGCCGGCAAGATGGGTGAGACGCTGCTGTCCGGGCTGCTGCGGGCCGGCTGGCCGGCGAGCCGGCTGCTCGCGACGGCGCGGCGGCCGGAGCGGGCCGAGGAACTCACGGTGCGCTACGGCGTGCGGGTGGTCGACAACGACGAGGCGGCGGCGTCGGCGGACGTGCTGACGATCGCGGTGAAGCCGCAGGACGCGCCGGCGTTGCTGGCCACGCTCGGCCCGAAGGTGGCGCCGGACGTGGTCGTGGTGTCGATCTGTGCCGGCCTGCCGACGTCCTTCTTCGAGAAGCACCTGCCGGCCGGCACCCCGGTCATCCGGGTCATGTCGAACACCCCGGCGATGGTCGACCAGGCGATGACGGCGATCTCCGGCGGTACGCACGCCACCGCCGAGCAGCTCGCGCTGGCCGAGGAGATGTTCCGGCCGCTGGGGCGCACCATCCGGCTGCCCGAGTCGCAGCAGGACGCGGTGACCGCGCTGTCCGGGTCCGGCCCCGCGTACATCTACTACCTGGTCGAGGCGATGACCGACGCCGGCATCCTGCTCGGCCTGCCCCGGCAGGTCGCGTACGAGCTGATCCTGCAGACGGTGATCGGCTCGGCGGCGATGCTGCGCGACTCGGGGGAGCATCCGGTCAAACTGCGTGAGGCGGTCACCTCGCCCGCCGGTACCACCATCAACGCGATCCGGGAGCTGGAGGACCACAAGGTGCGGGCGGCCTTGATCGCGGCGTTGGAGGCGGCCCGGGACCGGGCCCGGGAAATCGCCGCCGACTACACCTGA